Sequence from the Saccharopolyspora pogona genome:
TGCCGTCCGGGCCGATGAAACCGTCGGGCACCGTACCGTCCCATACGTTGCCGAACAGCTCGCGTCGTGGATTGGCGCCGAACACGTCGTAGCGATAGATGTTTCCGCCTATGGTCTCGGCTACGTAGAGCCGGTCGTGGCGGTCGAAGGCGATGCCGTTGGTGAACCGGATGCCGTTGTCGATCCGCGTGACGTCCAAAGTTGCCCGATCAATCCGGTACACCCGGCCGTCGAACGGGTAGTCGGTCCAGCCAGGCCTGAGCGTCATATTCACGGGATCGAGCAAATCGTGCTCCCACGCGCCGGAGTCGGTCATGTAGATCGCACCGTCACGGCCGATGACGTGATCGTTGGGCCAGCGGAAAAGTTCGTCCCCGCAACTGGTGATGCGTGCTTCCTCGTTGCCCTCCGCATCGTAGCGGATGAGCGCGTGCTCATAGGCTTCGCCGACCCACAGCTTGCCTTGCGCATCACGCAGCAGTCCATTGGGGAAACCACCAGTTAACGTGATCGTGTGCAATTCCCGCGTCTCTGCGTCGACACGAGTGACGGCGCCGCGGTCCCGGCGCATCTCAACCACCAGGATGTCACCGTTGTCCAGAACCACCGGGCACTCGGGGGCGCACACCCCTCGGGCGAAGAACTCCATTGTTCGTCCTTCCACGTAGTCACTGATGACCCACCGCAGTCCTTCAGTGGGTGGCGGGGAGGGGCTGGAGGGTCCCCGTGGCGTCGAAGTCCCAGTCGTGCGGCTCGTTGAGCACGATCATGTCGGGGTGATCGGCGACTTCCTGGGCGTAGGCCTCGGAAACCTCGATGCGGGGCATCGACAGGGTGTTGCGGATGCGCACCATCTTCGCCGGGAGGTCCTTCGGGCCGCGGGTCATGTGCAGGGCCGCGATGATGGCGTCGCGGTCGTTGGCCAGCGCCATCGGGATCCGGGCGCTGTCGGGTAGGCCCGCGGTCAGCGAGTTGGTGTAGAACGAGCCGAACTCGATCTGGTCCAGGCAGCGCTGGGTGGTCACGTCCGCCATGCCCAGGCCGCAGGCGTTGCCGTTGGTGTACTCGGTCAGGCCCAGCACCACCAGCCGCTTGATCGGTACGGCGTGGAACTTGTCGGTGTTGACCTGGGCGCGGCCGGTGATGTTGGGGTCCATGCCGGTGCCGCTGATGTCCTTGCCGATCTCGTCGACGACCAGCACGTCGATGTCGGACACCAGCAGCTTGGGCATCCGCTGCTTGGCTTCGATCAGCAGATCGGCCTCGCGCTCCAGCAGTTTCGAGGTCGGGACCAGTTCGATGCGAGCGATGTGCTCGTAGGCGTTCTCCA
This genomic interval carries:
- a CDS encoding SMP-30/gluconolactonase/LRE family protein — its product is MEFFARGVCAPECPVVLDNGDILVVEMRRDRGAVTRVDAETRELHTITLTGGFPNGLLRDAQGKLWVGEAYEHALIRYDAEGNEEARITSCGDELFRWPNDHVIGRDGAIYMTDSGAWEHDLLDPVNMTLRPGWTDYPFDGRVYRIDRATLDVTRIDNGIRFTNGIAFDRHDRLYVAETIGGNIYRYDVFGANPRRELFGNVWDGTVPDGFIGPDGMKFGADGRLYCAVMGAGHIAVFDEDGTVVERIQTMGKAPTNIAFTEDGRHKMFVTEIANEAIEVHEVLCDGLPIHRDASTTEARTSIPPQRASSPSPVATNSIGATPSRVGNP